Proteins from a single region of Penaeus monodon isolate SGIC_2016 chromosome 29, NSTDA_Pmon_1, whole genome shotgun sequence:
- the LOC119591981 gene encoding uncharacterized protein LOC119591981 isoform X1: MVSRGRYHSCAVCGAKKKNSENLKFHFFPRNKKRCLEWLKVLNIASLKNKSLEQLWKSYVVCSKHFCEHHYTFTGRLLSTAVPKPDQYCVDLPNTDDNHQLKVPKYDSFTTNFGVISQICCFEADAEGLTDSDAEEIIGKNSNNTGDILRTAWKKAEGDF; the protein is encoded by the exons ATGGTTTCGAGGGGCCGGTATCACAGCTGCGCGGTGTGCGgcgcaaagaagaaaaatagcgaGAATCTGAAATTCCACTTTTTcccaagaaataagaaaag ATGTTTAGAATGGCTGAAGGTGCTGAACATAGCATCTCTTAAGAATAAAAGCCTCGAACAGTTATGGAAATCGTATGTGGTGTGCAGCAAACATTTCTGTGAACACCATTATACTTTCACTGGTCGTCTGCTCTCAACAGCAGTTCCAAAACCAG ATCAGTACTGTGTTGATCTTCCTAATACAGATGATAATCATCAGCTAAAAGTTCCAAAATATG aTTCGTTCACAACAAACTTTGGGGTCATCAGCCAGATCTGTTGTTTTGAGGCAGATGCTGAAGGATTAACAG ATTCTGATGCTGAAGAAATTATAGGCAAGAACTCCAACAACACAGGTGATATTTTAAGGACAGCATGGAAGAAAGCTGAAGGTGATTTTTGA
- the LOC119591981 gene encoding uncharacterized protein LOC119591981 isoform X2: MVSRGRYHSCAVCGAKKKNSENLKFHFFPRNKKRCLEWLKVLNIASLKNKSLEQLWKSYVVCSKHFCEHHYTFTGRLLSTAVPKPDSFTTNFGVISQICCFEADAEGLTDSDAEEIIGKNSNNTGDILRTAWKKAEGDF; this comes from the exons ATGGTTTCGAGGGGCCGGTATCACAGCTGCGCGGTGTGCGgcgcaaagaagaaaaatagcgaGAATCTGAAATTCCACTTTTTcccaagaaataagaaaag ATGTTTAGAATGGCTGAAGGTGCTGAACATAGCATCTCTTAAGAATAAAAGCCTCGAACAGTTATGGAAATCGTATGTGGTGTGCAGCAAACATTTCTGTGAACACCATTATACTTTCACTGGTCGTCTGCTCTCAACAGCAGTTCCAAAACCAG aTTCGTTCACAACAAACTTTGGGGTCATCAGCCAGATCTGTTGTTTTGAGGCAGATGCTGAAGGATTAACAG ATTCTGATGCTGAAGAAATTATAGGCAAGAACTCCAACAACACAGGTGATATTTTAAGGACAGCATGGAAGAAAGCTGAAGGTGATTTTTGA